The proteins below come from a single Pichia kudriavzevii chromosome 2, complete sequence genomic window:
- a CDS encoding uncharacterized protein (PKUD0B12700; similar to Saccharomyces cerevisiae YMR036C (MIH1); ancestral locus Anc_2.596), protein MIFINSPSHGNDTQFNASFSSPAQRSSIRSDSFSMSFSNNLKRPLINQSPQNILQSTNMHHSNSTTTRIKDLVFSPMEKENIPNTSSNLAYKSLTFSGSPTLSRKSSFKRHLRKRSSSIFHSGGNHHHHHSRNSSTGTLNWRNHKHTQSNPVNNLTSLKNKKSNSSIDKSIFHFLSSKASIDSLLNFNNDSSSMAKTNKQSKDHLKTPLFLHTNTNISEPQSSRSELDSYYSTDDDLDENADAVNLSTILCNFDDEDHNEDDMYAEHNEDMGEDGDTANLDLDFGSPLQRRKKNKSIIQQSRNNQLKLQRHQSLTQFSPNNNSLSYKFDTDQLTSNINGLSVNSDDDDFNLNGNSVLNDVPFQYFYAGNNKIPRINVDEFKKILTDYESRFNNTDKKFCKHFDDLMIVDCRFKFEFDGGHIKGAINISSFEEMENVFFNDFVLNKSPIELNNKSRKLLIFHCEFSSHRGPIKADQLRYFDRSISGDFYPNLYYPNVLVLEGGYKDYYESERKLHKTLSYIEMDHPLYKDERDRNMNLLRRENSLSRVNSRSSSCLSLSRKNSHSSIKSMNSSNLLDFSSVNKIDNTGNTSQPLKNRLNKKFYGHKIDTSLNDPGSLDLVTPTDDGIFGGFGNQDVDLDSLIDFPDEFDENDQIDSVDSQFINNSNGNNNMTANSNNHNSSNKIDGFKIPLPKPYVNRRNTLHSRSKTVSTFSFHNNSGFRSAPLLSTPERVEAKFGDSLFKHNDSSVYSVKESNEESDENDSGYVSIYSQKYTAKHNIDTPMPKRKY, encoded by the coding sequence ATGATTTTTATCAACTCTCCATCCCATGGAAATGATACTCAATTCAATGCAAGCTTCAGCTCTCCAGCTCAGAGGTCCTCCATTAGATCCGACTCGTTTTCTATGAGCTTCTCTAACAACCTGAAAAGACCCTTAATTAACCAATCCCCTCAAAATATTCTTCAGAGCACCAATATGCACCATAGCAATTCCACAACTACAAGGATAAAGGACCTGGTATTCTCTCCCatggaaaaggaaaatataCCCAATACATCATCCAATTTAGCCTATAAATCATTAACGTTTAGTGGAAGTCCAACATTATCTAGAAAATCGTCATTTAAGAGGCATTTACGCAAGAGATCTTCCTCTATTTTTCATAGTGGAGGgaatcatcatcatcaccataGTCGCAATAGCAGTACTGGTACTCTGAACTGGAGAAACCACAAACATACCCAAAGCAATCCAGTTAATAATTTAACGTCCTTGAAGAataagaaatcaaattccTCAATCGACAAATCTatattccattttctctCATCAAAGGCAAGTATTGATTCACTACTTAATTTTAATAATGATTCAAGCTCGATGGCAAAGACTAACAAACAATCTAAGGATCATTTGAAAACTCCTTTGTTTTTACATACTAATACAAACATTTCGGAACCTCAATCAAGTCGTAGTGAATTGGACTCCTATTATTCAACAGACGATGATCTTGATGAGAACGCAGATGCTGTGAACCTATCGACAATACTTTGTAATTTCGATGATGAGGACCACAACGAAGATGATATGTATGCAGAACACAACGAAGATATGGGAGAAGATGGTGATACAGCTAATTTGGATTTAGATTTTGGTTCGCCTCTTcagaggaggaagaagaacaagtcAATCATTCAACAATCAAGAAATAATCAATTAAAGCTACAACGCCATCAATCTCTGACGCAATTTAGCCCTAACAATAATTCTTTGAGTTACAAGTTTGATACGGATCAGCTAACTTCAAATATCAACGGATTATCTGTCAACAGCGATGATGACGACTTCAATTTGAATGGTAACTCGGTTCTCAATGATGTAccatttcaatatttttatgCCGGAAACAATAAGATTCCAAGAATCAACgttgatgaattcaaaaaaattctAACAGATTACGAGAGTAGATTCAATAATACAGACAAGAAATTCTGCAAGCACTTTGATGACTTAATGATAGTTGATTGTCgttttaaatttgaatttgatggCGGCCATATAAAAGGTGCGATTAATATCTCCTCTTTcgaagaaatggaaaatgtcttcttcaatgatttcGTGTTGAATAAAAGTCCAATTGAGCTAAATAATAAATCTAGAAAGCTTCTAATATTTCATTGCGAATTTTCATCTCACAGAGGCCCAATCAAGGCAGACCAACTAAGGTACTTTGACAGAAGTATAAGTGGTGATTTCTATCCAAATCTGTACTATCCGAATGTTCTAGTCTTGGAAGGTGGATATAAGGATTATTATGAATCCGAGAGAAAACTACATAAAACATTAAGTTACATTGAAATGGACCACCCCCTATATAAAGATGAGCGTGATAGAAATATGAATCTATTAAGAAGAGAGAATAGTCTATCAAGGGTAAATTCAAGAAGCTCTTCATGCTTAAGCTTATCTAGGAAAAATTCACACTCTTCgatcaaatcaatgaattcatCGAATTTGTTGGACTTTTCCTCAGTTAATAAAATCGATAATACAGGAAACACTAGCCAACCTTTGAAAAACAGactaaacaaaaaattttatgGTCATAAAATCGATACATCACTGAATGATCCAGGATCTCTTGATCTGGTTACCCCAACGGATGACGGTATTTTTGGAGGTTTCGGCAACCAAGATGTCGATCTAGATAGCTTAATTGACTTTCCcgatgaatttgatgaaaatgatcaaaTTGATAGTGTAGATTctcaattcatcaataatagCAACGGTAACAACAACATGACTGCCAACAGCAACAATCACAACAGCTCTAACAAAATAGATGGTTTCAAAATTCCATTACCTAAACCTTATGTTAATCGTAGAAATACTTTACATTCAAGAAGCAAAACAGTCTCAACTTTTTCGTTCCATAATAATTCTGGTTTTAGGAGTGCACCTTTGTTGAGCACACCAGAGAGAGTCGAGGCCAAATTCGGCGATTCTTTATTCAAACACAATGATTCAAGTGTTTATAGCGTTAAAGAGTCCAATGAGGAAtcagatgaaaatgattcaGGGTATGTCTCAATTTATTCACAGAAATACACAGCAAAACATAATATTGATACCCCAATGCCTAAAAGGAAGTACTGA
- a CDS encoding uncharacterized protein (PKUD0B12710; similar to Saccharomyces cerevisiae YOR051C (ETT1); ancestral locus Anc_5.650), translating to MGKRKLGLGKVQSKKQKVESENKDSKKNEELLTVELANEVNPDDPLSQLFGLWQTWKESERNNELILNGIINECDRILRNCKDNGGDEEIQVNDKFYGIYSLALCDLSKFKPEEEVKEWINSSLDRLEEGFSKFGDDNVRLKLIKCNIILDKIAILYIGQMNTDSKKSEFPGLSKLFNEFFELWEDAIKRCESKANYEIFNEEWVLEILNIFDDLLDIIDKFGNNMSEVVDSDEEDEEDDGKGERAGAGAGAGAGAGAGAGAGAGAGAGAGAGAGAGAGAGAGAGEEEQELGGETTTSDALKVEDFQLAQDHPLYEIQKEDKYNIFWRDNMLKYKEILADDASPKIKRSVYEKLGQSYLMEAEEPIAFFNSYQYEREEDEEEEDEDEDAEMKAAAEDARREGQRLVGEAIGLLRETQDEEDPKTWVNLAEALITEGNLFDLDSPEQEKAYAEAEKLLRRANNATHGHYEDILQSLVGEE from the coding sequence ATGGGGAAGAGAAAATTAGGATTAGGCAAAGTTCAGtccaagaaacaaaaagttgaatctgaaaataaagattccaagaagaatgaagaattaCTTACGGTTGAGTTAGCAAATGAGGTCAATCCAGATGATCCTCTCTCACAACTGTTTGGATTATGGCAAACATGGAAGGAGAGTGAGAGAAACAACGAGTTAATTTTGAATGGTATTATCAACGAATGTGATAGGATCCTTAGAAATTGTAAAGACAACGGAGGTGACGAAGAGATCCAAGTGAATGACAAATTTTACGGGATCTATTCACTGGCATTGTGTGATTTGTCCAAGTTTAAACCCGAAGAGGAAGTAAAGGAATGGATCAATTCATCTCTTGATAGACTAGAGGAAGGGTTTAGTAAGTTTGGAGATGATAATGTCAGATTGAAATTAATCAAGTGTAATATCATACTCGATAAGATTGCGATTTTATACATTGGACAAATGAATACTGACTCCAAGAAGAGTGAATTTCCAGGACTCAGTAAGCtattcaatgaattttttgaactCTGGGAGGATGCCATTAAGAGATGCGAGTCAAAGGCAAACtatgaaatattcaacGAAGAATGGGTGCTGGAGAttctcaatatttttgacGATTTGTTGGATATTATCGACAAGTTTGGCAACAACATGAGTGAAGTTGTTGACAGTGACGAGGAAGACGAAGAGGATGATGGAAAGGGTGAAAGAGCAGGAGCAGGAGCAGGAGCAGGAGCAGGAGCAGGAGCAGGAGCAGGAGCAGGAGCAGGAGCAGGAGCAGGAGCAGGAGCAGGAGCAGGAGCAGGAGCAGGAGCAGGAGCAGGAGCAGGAGAAGAGGAGCAGGAGCTTGGAGGAGAAACCACGACGAGCGATGCATTAAAGGTAGAAGATTTCCAGTTGGCTCAAGATCATCCTCTCTACGAGATCCAAAAAGAGGATAAGTACAACATCTTTTGGCGGGACAACATGCTCAAATACAAGGAGATTCTCGCAGACGATGCAAGCCCTAAAATCAAGAGAAGTGTCTATGAGAAGTTGGGGCAAAGCTACCTAATGGAAGCCGAGGAACCCATTGCTTTTTTCAACAGCTACCAATACGAGAGGgaagaagacgaagaagaagaagacgaagaCGAAGATGCCGAGATGAAGGCTGCAGCAGAGGATGCTAGACGGGAGGGACAAAGACTTGTTGGAGAGGCCATTGGGTTGTTACGTGAGACTCAAGATGAGGAAGATCCAAAGACATGGGTCAATTTGGCAGAGGCACTGATAACAGAGGGTAATCTCTTTGATTTGGACTCACCCGAGCAAGAGAAGGCATATGCAGAGGCAGAGAAGCTTCTTCGCCGTGCAAACAATGCAACACATGGCCATTACGAGGATATTCTTCAGAGTTTGGTTGGTGAAGAATAG
- a CDS encoding uncharacterized protein (PKUD0B12720; similar to Saccharomyces cerevisiae YKR069W (MET1); ancestral locus Anc_5.651), with amino-acid sequence MKILAQLNTCDEVILLLDNSSTISKNLINKLSLTLNSNPEKVILVNPFIEDEDGLLKGLTLDDPQNTEKFVLLKRVFQLSDLVELGRSKVKNVIDRVFILNYDENEATRIYESCVENRIPVNTFNSSKLSTFTLLSTYNNQNLQIGITTNLKGCKMSSRIKREIIKSIPPNINEILQNVSELRAIINSNENLNKKEKLKWLSQIIDYYPLNELGAISIEHLSDDLNDIEFKESRSLSNNGKISLIGSGPGSISNLTVGALNAIHEADLILADKLVPQEILDLIPKDVEVFIARKFPGNADKAQEELLSIGLESLRKGLNVVRLKQGDPYIFGRGGEEYLFFQKHGYKVNVLCGLSSAFVATANAGIPATHRGVADQVMICTGVGRKGKIPDNLPIYEPKRTTIFLMSIKRIVDILPILIDEKQWPKELPVAIVERASCGDERVIRTRLGDLVNVCEKIESRPPGLIVTGWACDVYTRLDEDEEYRIIETGVSLDENVDLNKIVRLIE; translated from the coding sequence ATGAAGATCCTTGCACAGTTGAACACATGTGATGAAGTTATCCTACTCTTGGATAATTCAAGCACCATTTCGAAGAATCTGATTAACAAGCTTAGTTTAACACTGAATTCGAATCCTGAAAAGGTTATTTTGGTCAATCCGTTTATCGAGGACGAAGACGGTCTCTTGAAAGGGCTAACATTGGACGATCCGCAAAATACTGAAAAGTTTGTGTTGCTTAAAAGAGTTTTCCAACTTAGTGATTTAGTTGAATTGGGCAGAAGTAAAGTAAAGAACGTCATTGATAGAGTGTTTATACTAAACTATGATGAAAACGAGGCTACGAGAATATATGAGAGTTGTGTCGAGAATAGGATTCCAGTCAATACCTTCAATTCGTCCAAGTTATCTACGTTTACATTACTATCGACCTATAACAACCAAAACCTACAAATCGGTATAACTACAAATCTGAAAGGATGTAAGATGTCATCAAGGATCAAGCGTGAAATCATCAAGTCAATACCTCCGAATATAAACGAGATCTTACAAAATGTTTCTGAACTAAGAGCAATTATAAATTCCAATGAAAATCTGAAtaaaaaggagaaattgaaatggCTATCTCAAATTATCGATTACTATCCATTGAATGAATTAGGCGCAATATCAATCGAACATCTAAGcgatgatttgaatgacattgaattcaaagaaagtAGGTCATTGAGTAACAATGGAAAGATATCATTGATCGGGTCGGGCCCAGGATCGATTTCAAATCTAACAGTGGGTGCATTAAATGCTATCCATGAGGCGGATTTAATCTTAGCTGATAAGCTAGTGCCACAAGAAATCTTGGATTTGATACCCAAAGATGTGGAAGTTTTTATAGCAAGGAAATTTCCTGGTAATGCCGATAAAGCGCAAGAGGAATTACTCTCAATTGGTTTAGAGAGTTTAAGGAAAGGTTTGAACGTGGTTCGGTTGAAACAGGGTGATCCATATATCTTTGGCCGAGGCGGTGAAGAGTACctatttttccaaaaacatGGCTACAAAGTTAACGTATTGTGTGGACTATCGAGTGCTTTTGTTGCTACTGCTAATGCAGGAATACCAGCAACTCATAGGGGTGTTGCTGACCAGGTTATGATCTGTACAGGTGTTGGCAGAAAGGGTAAAATTCCAGACAATTTACCCATCTACGAACCAAAGAGAACCACAATTTTTCTAATGAGTATCAAGAGAATTGTGGATATACTACCGATTCTAATTGATGAGAAACAGTGGCCAAAGGAGTTACCTGTCGCTATAGTAGAAAGGGCCAGCTGTGGTGACGAGCGTGTCATTAGGACAAGATTAGGTGATTTAGTCAACGTGTGTGAAAAGATCGAGAGTAGACCACCAGGACTAATTGTCACAGGATGGGCATGTGATGTTTATACTAGAttggatgaagatgaagagtATAGGATTATCGAAACAGGCGTTTCCcttgatgaaaatgtaGATTTGAATAAGATTGTCAGGTTAATAGAGTAA
- a CDS encoding uncharacterized protein (PKUD0B12730; similar to Saccharomyces cerevisiae YPL088W; ancestral locus Anc_8.565) — MAAVPAEFYTNLGRSGLKISRIIVGCMSFGKKNWADWVIEDKEQVFEILKKCYDSGLRTFDTADTYSNGYSEILLREFMLKYKIKRDRIVILTKLYFPLDPDLPEFTARTRAQMPVYEYINSQGLSRKHIMDAAKASNERLGTYADVIQIHRFDATTPIEETMKALHDIVELGYTRYIGASTMKAYQFVMMQSVAEKNGWTKFISMQNYYNLLYREEEREMIEYCKLTGVGIIPWSPNARGVLTRPLGVKGDTNRTEADIHRFQKLGLDHLSESDQTIVKRIEELSKKYNVSMAVISTSYVLSKGFSPIVGFSKPERVDDAVKAFNFYQKLTPQDIQYLEAPYTLKGWTC, encoded by the coding sequence ATGGCCGCTGTTCCTGCTGAGTTTTATACAAATCTAGGCCGTTCTGGTCTTAAGATTTCCCGTATTATTGTTGGTTGCATGTCCTTTGGTAAGAAGAACTGGGCAGATTGGGTTATCGAAGATAAGGAACAGGTTTTCGAAATTCTAAAGAAATGCTATGATTCTGGTTTAAGAACTTTTGATACTGCAGATACTTATTCGAATGGCTACTCGGAGATTCTATTGCGAGAATTCATGCTAAAGTATAAGATCAAAAGGGACCGTATTGTCATTCTGACCAAGTTGTATTTCCCGCTGGATCCTGATCTTCCTGAATTCACAGCACGTACGCGTGCACAAATGCCGGTTTACGAATACATAAACAGCCAAGGCTTGTCGAGAAAGCATATCATGGATGCTGCCAAGGCGTCGAATGAAAGATTGGGAACATATGCTGATGTCATTCAAATCCATAGATTTGATGCAACTACGCCGATTGAGGAGACAATGAAAGCTCTACAcgacattgttgaattggGTTACACGAGGTATATTGGTGCTTCAACCATGAAGGCGTACCAGTTTGTTATGATGCAATCTGTTGCAGAGAAGAATGGTTGGACCAAATTCATCTCCATGCAAAATTATTACAATTTATTGTACCgggaagaagaaagggAGATGATCGAATACTGTAAATTAACTGGTGTTGGGATCATTCCCTGGTCGCCTAATGCAAGGGGGGTTTTGACTCGTCCATTGGGAGTTAAGGGTGATACTAACAGAACTGAAGCAGATATTCACCGCTTCCAGAAGCTAGGTCTTGATCACCTATCCGAAAGCGATCAAACAATTGTTAAACGGATTGAAGAACTGTCAAAGAAGTACAACGTTTCAATGGCAGTTATATCGACTTCTTATGTCTTGAGTAAAGGTTTCTCTCCTATTGTTGGATTCAGTAAGCCAGAAAGAGTTGATGACGCTGTAAAAGCGTTTAACTTCTACCAAAAGCTAACTCCTCAGGATATTCAATACTTAGAAGCACCATATACATTAAAAGGATGGACCTGTTAA
- a CDS encoding uncharacterized protein (PKUD0B12740; similar to Saccharomyces cerevisiae YOR045W (TOM6); ancestral locus Anc_5.641) → MNGFPTQEKPAAEPGFFSTPIGKIGLNVVLFVAGIALIQSPVMDMMVPQFD, encoded by the coding sequence ATGAACGGTTTCCCTACTCAAGAAAAGCCAGCTGCAGAACCAGGTTTCTTTAGCACCCCTATCGGTAAGATTGGTCTTAatgttgttttgtttgttgcaGGTATTGCACTAATTCAATCTCCAGTCATGGACATGATGGTTCCACAATTCGATTAA
- a CDS encoding uncharacterized protein (PKUD0B12750; similar to Saccharomyces cerevisiae YDR116C (MRPL1); ancestral locus Anc_8.268), which translates to MLSTASVRVNWPLSRQSIKKFSTFSPLFAPKNKKDIEAKKLLEKRQERRNALKKLAAKKAPNTNPLFMNIPQALRYLRAAEVGRPLNEASITIQTPILKDRGVAPIQGAVRLPKPLKETKILCITNDEAKIQQALDNGAAHAGDAKLVDEIANGSLAVEQFDKVLATPEIEPLLRKVSKILGPKGLMPNVKRGTISEDLNNLILSTLGTQPFRERNNYISLTVGKCNFSDFEILNNISATSNALKESIKNTKSKKPIITGQTILSSTHGPGIVINF; encoded by the coding sequence ATGCTGTCCACTGCATCCGTTCGTGTCAACTGGCCCCTTTCCAGACAATCcatcaaaaagttttccACGTTCTCCCCACTCTTTGcaccaaaaaataaaaaagacATTGAAGCAAAGAAACTGTTAGAGAAAAGACAAGAACGTAGAAATGCACTGAAGAAATTAGCTGCAAAGAAGGCACCAAACACAAATCCGCTATTTATGAATATCCCACAAGCCTTAAGATACCTGAGAGCTGCTGAGGTTGGTAGACCTTTGAATGAAGCATCGATCACTATACAAACTCCAATTTTAAAGGACCGTGGTGTCGCCCCAATACAAGGTGCTGTGAGATTACCAAAGCCATTGAAGGAAACCAAGATCTTATGTATTACAAATGATGAGGCGAAGATTCAACAAGCCTTGGATAATGGTGCAGCTCACGCCGGCGATGCAAAGcttgttgatgaaattgccAATGGTAGCTTGGCGGTTGAACAGTTTGATAAAGTTCTAGCAACCCCAGAAATAGAACCCCTATTAAGGAAAGTAAGTAAAATATTAGGTCCAAAGGGTTTGATGCCAAATGTCAAGAGAGGTACCATTTCCGAAGATCTCAATAATTTGATATTATCCACCTTAGGTACCCAACCATTcagagaaagaaacaactATATTTCCCTAACCGTTGGTAAATGCAACTTCTCggattttgaaatcttgaACAACATATCTGCAACTTCAAATGCTTTAAAGGAAAGCATCAAAAATACTAAATCGAAGAAACCAATCATTACCGGCCAGACAATCTTGAGTTCTACTCATGGTCCTGGTATAGTCATCAACTTCTAG
- a CDS encoding uncharacterized protein (PKUD0B12760; similar to Saccharomyces cerevisiae YDR434W (GPI17); ancestral locus Anc_5.545): MTGSEKAPLVCVKDPAPPWKRFSILIIVLTISLTLGLPSWYLTTSVERAELPVGEIETLNEKYLDNVEYAIPVKIIDLPNTLIGIINETQELINSRLKDSKVSITLLGGDTTVENPSNVYKLKLIMNEDEDQMMVSPYNDKTISLFITPHIIKNNLTTDLISRVLLDTVFKKEITDRATKVSDKLKFPFSDNYKISINFLNSGSKSFDNTGGILQRSIENFESFLNTLKPLANFTIEFQELWYENRIQTIGEHESDGYTIIEDTSMFIDYSDWGLDQDVELKPIINLNLYLPEDEKIRIANSNRNSFIIPQWGGVVIINNDEVLDYPKLNEVFDIFAFQILKLLGISTEAEESLFYRIDEAIRRQTIENIDATLKNFQSLITVINKLKTIPIPLQAVDEVEESVSKIKESIANLEKLSWLEAYKASTEALAFSSSAFFHKDMVQQAYFPEEHKMAVYSPLLGPFITILTMALIRAVRELRK; encoded by the coding sequence ATGACAGGCAGTGAGAAAGCGCCGCTTGTTTGTGTGAAGGACCCAGCTCCTCCGTGGAAAAGATTCTCAATATTAATCATCGTGCTAACAATATCCTTAACGTTAGGATTACCTTCGTGGTATTTAACTACTTCTGTGGAAAGGGCAGAGTTACCAGttggtgaaattgaaacattgAACGAAAAATATCTTGACAACGTAGAATATGCCATTCCTGTCAAAATTATTGACTTGCCAAACACGTTGATTGGGATAATCAATGAAACCCAAGAACTAATCAACAGTCGACTCAAGGATTCTAAAGTGTCAATTACTCTATTAGGTGGAGATACTACTGTTGAAAATCCCAGTAATGTTTATAAACTGAAGCTGATTATGAATGAAGACGAAGACCAAATGATGGTAAGTCCATACAATGACAAAACGATTAGTTTATTTATAACACCGCacattatcaaaaataatCTAACGACGGATTTAATATCAAGGGTTCTATTAGATACCGTGTTTAAAAAGGAGATCACCGATCGAGCAACGAAAGTATCCGACAAATTGAAGTTCCCATTCAGCGATAACTACAAAATAAgcatcaatttcttgaattcagGTAGTAAATCATTCGACAATACAGGCGGCATATTGCAGAGAAGCATAGAGAACTTTGAGAGTTTCCTCAATACTTTAAAACCTCTTGCTAATTTTACAATTGAATTTCAGGAATTATGGTACGAGAACAGAATCCAAACAATTGGTGAGCATGAATCTGACGGGTATACTATAATCGAGGACACAAGCATGTTTATTGATTATTCTGACTGGGGGTTGGATCAGGATGTTGAATTGAAGCCcattatcaatttgaatttataCTTACCTGAAGACGAAAAGATTCGTATTGCAAATTCCAACAGAAACTCATTTATAATTCCTCAATGGGGGGGAGttgttattattaataACGATGAAGTATTAGATTATCCCAAGCTGAATGAGGTATTTGACATTTTTGCATTCCAAATCCTGAAATTGCTAGGGATCAGTACTGAGGCAGAGGAATCTCTATTCTACAGAATTGATGAGGCCATCAGAAGGCAAACAATCGAAAACATCGATgcaactttgaaaaacttcCAATCCTTAATCACCgtcatcaataaattgaagacCATTCCAATTCCATTGCAAGCGGTTGACGAAGTTGAGGAATCCGTTTCTAAGATCAAAGAGAGTATCGCCAATCTGGAGAAGCTGTCGTGGTTAGAAGCTTACAAGGCATCCACAGAAGCACTTGCTTTTTCCAGTAGTGCTTTCTTCCATAAAGATATGGTCCAACAGGCCTACTTCCCTGAGGAACATAAAATGGCTGTGTATTCCCCATTGTTGGGTCCATTTATCACGATCCTCACGATGGCACTAATACGTGCTGTAAGagaattgagaaaataa
- a CDS encoding uncharacterized protein (PKUD0B12770; similar to Saccharomyces cerevisiae YDR483W (KRE2) and YPL053C (KTR6); ancestral locus Anc_8.505) — protein MISTRYRKLLAQVAGLLLLGYAICHIAFAKTWVYTPQIHGSITPASVQSWPASTASSEGNLKTEDGDFNANDASSKKKVGSVKFGTDPVYGKNLLIETYQRANATIMTLCREQDLNDILGTIRNLEDRFNKNYHYDWVFLNEVDYSENFKKQVSKFVSGEARFGVIPKEHWSYPDFINQEKARESREKMEEEGIIYGGLESYRHMCRFNSGFFFQHPLMKEYKYYWRVEPHVEFTCDVDYDPFKFMAENDKKYGFTITIHEFVKTIETLWDTTKEFINENKQYLHANNLMKFISNDNGESYNLCHFWSNFEIADMDFWRSQAYTDYFNHLDQSGGFFYERWGDAPVHSIAVSLFLDKNDVHFFRDIGYRHGVYAMCPTEDELYDTNKCFCDKRDDFTFDGYACGDELYHAMGWKKPNH, from the coding sequence ATGATTAGCACACGGTACAGGAAACTTTTAGCACAAGTGGCAGGACTTCTTTTGCTTGGGTATGCGATTTGCCATATAGCCTTTGCCAAGACATGGGTTTACACGCCTCAAATCCATGGTTCAATAACACCTGCAAGCGTGCAGTCATGGCCCGCTTCAACTGCCTCATCTGAAGGTAACTTAAAGACCGAAGACGGTGACTTCAATGCCAATGATGCGTCCTCGAAGAAAAAGGTTGGTTCTGTCAAGTTTGGTACTGATCCTGTGTACGGGAAGAATTTACTTATCGAAACCTACCAACGTGCCAATGCAACCATCATGACACTATGTAGAGAGCAGgatttgaatgatataTTGGGTACCATCAGGAACTTAGAAGATAGATTCAATAAGAACTACCATTACGATTGGGTTTTCCTTAATGAAGTAGATTATagtgaaaattttaaaaagcAAGTCTCTAAATTTGTTTCTGGTGAGGCAAGGTTTGGTGTCATACCAAAGGAGCATTGGTCATATCCTGACTTTATTAACCAAGAAAAGGCGAGAGAAAGTAGGGAGAAGATGGAAGAAGAGGGTATTATATATGGGGGGTTGGAATCATATAGGCATATGTGCAGGTTTAACTCgggcttttttttccaacaCCCACTAATGAAGGAATACAAGTATTATTGGAGAGTGGAGCCGCATGTTGAATTCACATGTGATGTTGATTACGATCCTTTTAAGTTTATGGCTGagaatgataaaaaatacGGCTTTACAATTACAATTCATGAATTTGTGAAAACTATTGAGACGCTATGGGATACCACAAAagaattcatcaatgaaaacaaacaatacTTGCATGCAAACAACTTGATGAAATTCATCTCAAATGATAATGGTGAGAGTTACAATTTGTGTCATTTTTGGTCCAATTTCGAGATAGCCGATATGGACTTTTGGAGATCACAGGCATATACGGACTACTTCAACCATTTAGATCAATCTGGTGGATTTTTCTATGAGAGATGGGGGGATGCTCCGGTGCATTCTATTGCagtttctctctttttggACAAAAACGATGTTCATTTCTTCAGAGACATTGGATATAGACATGGAGTCTATGCAATGTGTCCCACCGAGGATGAGTTATATGATACAAACAAATGTTTCTGTGACAAAAGAGACGATTTCACTTTTGACGGTTACGCTTGTGGTGATGAGCTATACCACGCTATGGGCTGGAAGAAACCTAACCATTGA